CGAGACGCAGACCAGCTACCTCAATTACAACCGCCGCTTCAAGGAAGGCGCCATCGACCGCACCCTGGGCGTGCTGACGGTGCGGCGCGAGGACGACACTTTGCGCGTGTTGACCTTCGGCGCGCATCCGGTGGTCGTGGGCTTTCGCGATTACCACGCGGCGTCGGCCGATTACCCCGGCGAACTGCTCAAGACCTTCGCGGGCGAGGACGGGCTGTTTCTCGTCGGGCCGGTCGGTGGCGTCAACGTGCTGTACCCGGAAGGGCCGCTGGACGGCGACGTGCACCTGCATTTGCTCGCCCGCCTGCTGCGCGAGGAGGCCGACAAGGCGATCGCCGTCGCCCAACCGGTCCACGGCGACGCGGTGGCCTTCGCCGCCGGCGAGATGACCGTGCGGATCGTCGCCCCGCCGCTGCTGCCCGACCGCCTGCGCTGGCTGGACGCGGCGCTTTACCCCGTGCGGCTGTACGTGCGGCACTTCGGCCGCGGCGGCCTGCGCGACGGCATGCCCGCGCGCGTGCCGGTGGTGCGGGTCGGCGACCTGGTGTTCACCGGATTTCCGGCCGACCTGGGCGCGAGCGTGGGCCTCGCGGCGCGGGTGAAGATCGCGGCGCGCGGCCTGCGCCCGGCGGCGGTGGCGTCGCACACCGACGATTACGTCGGCTACGTGCATCTGCCGGAGGACTATCAGCAATTCGCGTCCGCCGACAAGGGCGAGATGTGGATGAATATCTACGAAAACGCGATGGGCTTCGGCGGCCGCCACGTCGGCATTGAATTGCTGGACGCTTTCGAGGGCGCGCTGGCCGAGGTGTGCCGGTAACCGCGGCGGGAAAAATCGATTCATCCGTTTTACGAGCGACAAATCCGCGCGGCCATCCTTCATCCGTGTGAAGTAATTATCCATCAAGCTTTTCTCGCTTGTTCAATGAAGCATCGCTTATCAAATGAGACACTTAGTGTCAGGATATCTAACATTAGCCGATTATTTTTATTGACAAATCGACTGCATGGGGAGAAGATATATCCAGTTGTTGGATAACCATGAACTTCATGGCGGCGCCGAAAGGCTTGGAAATTGCGAATTCTCGTCGGTAAATTTTCCCTTTCTCGTTATCTTTTTGCGATATCCGCGATACTGAAAACTTGTTCCCCGATCAGGAGATCCTAATGATCAGGAAAATTGGCCTGTTTCTTTTGATTTCAGTCTTTTTGGCAGGGATCTTTGTTGCGTTATCCAAGCAAGATCGTTCGGAAGCCCGGGAACCCATGAGCGACAGTTCCGATTTGCTGGATGAGGATCCTTACCTGGGCGACGGCGCTTATGCCGAATGGGCCGCCGACGGATCGGAAGCGATCGGTCCCGATGGCGGCGCTTCCCTGGCGACGCTGATCGTCCACGGACGCGAAACCGAGGACATCGTGGTTCGGTTGACGTTGGTCGCCAATATCGGTGCGCTGCGTACGACCATTTTGGACGACGAGGTCGCGGTAGGCCAAAACGCCGAAACGGCAATCTCTTTGGATGTGCGGCCGGCGTTTTCCTTGCACTCGAAACAACAAATGTACCCGACGAAGATCTCCGGAACCGTACAAGTCGTTTCATCGCCGCACCGCTATTTCAAGGGGCAGACGGTGCCCTATCGATACTTCGCGCTCAAAGGCGAACAAGCATCGATCTACGATGCTCAAACGTTTTTCGAAACCTATCCCCGTGGCGTGACCGACGAGTCCGAACTGGCGCGGGTGCAAAAACTCATCGAATCCAACGAGGATCGCGGCGAGTTCGCACAAGGCGGCATCATTCCAGCGGGCGTGTATGAATCCGAGCCGTTGGAGAAGTAAGTAAAAACGAGTAATGGTGGAAGGGGAAAGCGAAGATGCCGCACAAGAAACTGGTGCCGATAGGTGCTTTGGTCATTTTAATGCTGATGACTTCATCCGCCTATGCGTTGAGCGTGAAAATCTGTTTTAAAATAGATTTGAATCTATATGATGCAATGGATGAGGCAGGTGATTACATCAATAGCAACATCCCAATCACTGGATATGGGATAAAAGCGAAGGTTGGCGAGAATGGTAACGGGCCGGTTCTTTTCGAGACGTGGACCGATAGTGATACGGGTTGTACGCCTTACCTGACCATGTCCTCCGCGAAATCCTATTATATTCGAGCTTACAGCATGTCGAAATCGGTCGATACCAATTATGTCAAGGTGTATACGAGCAGTACGGAAGAGTATTATTTTACGAATACGCTCGACGCCGATTTTACTCCGGCTGCTTCCGGCACGTATACGTTCAATTATGATAATTTCCCGGATATCCTGGATGGTTTCAACGAAGGTAATGTCCTGGCGGTCGCCAGCTATGCCATTCGCCGTAAACCGGCGGGTTTGACTGCCGAATGGTTCAAGTTCTATCGCGAAACCTGCAGTGGTGACGGGCTCGGCAACGCCTGTTTTAAAAACGGCGCGATTTATATCGACGATGAAAATAATATCGCACAGAATAACAAAACCGGCATCACCCATGAAATGGGTCATGCGGTCGGGTATAAATCCAATAATTACCAGAATGCGCTGCATGATTACACAGACACGGGTGATGATGACATATATGAAGGTGATGATGACAGTTCACCAACCCCAACTCCATGGCCATGCTATTCAACCTCCGAAGGCCATCACGAGAATAGTCGTGAATTACAAAGGGGGGCTGCCGTGGAGGGTATTGCTCACTTTTATGCCGCTTCTATTTGGAATATCAAAAATGATGGAGATTGTTGGTTTAGGGGTTTAGATTGCCAGGATGACGAAGACTATATGCATGATATATGCGATCCACCTTTCACAAATCGAGCGGTCGAATCTGACTGGTTGCGGTTCTGGTGGGACGTGTACGAGGATATGGATCTGACGGTGGCCGAAATATTTGAATTGTGGGACTTGGCTAATCCGAACAATTGGACAAATGCATCTGTATTCGAACGGCTTCGCAATGCCGCCGATGCGATGAATCTGTCATTAACCCTTTGGGATAATCTGGCGGATGCCAATGGCGTTGACCAGGGCGTATGGTAAATATCCATTTGACAGAAGGGGTGTAAAATGAATAAGACTATGACTAATAATCTTGTAATTGGAGTTATTTTATCTTTTCTTGTCCTTTTACTGCTTTCTTTCGTTTCATGCCAAAACGAAAACAATGATTCCGATGATGATAACGATTCGGAAGATACAACCCCCGAGCCGCCCGCCGGCACTTGGATCGACTACGACACCGATTTGATGTGGCAGAAAGAGATCGTCGATAATTGCTATGGCCTTTATTACACCTGGGATCTGGCGGTTGGATATTGCGATTCGCTGGAGTTGGCCGGTTTTTCGGATTGGCGGTTGCCAACGATTTCCGAGTTGCGCTCGCTCGTGCGCGGGTGCGAAGTGACGATGACCGGCGGCGCTTGCGATATAACAGTTGATTGTACAAATTTGGGTTGTTTAAACAAAGCGTGTGACGGATGCCAATTGAAAACAAAGGCCGATGACCGATATTATTGGCCCGATAAATTGGAAGGAGAAGATAATACGGATAATATTTATTGGTCGGTCACCGAACAAGAGGAAAACAATTCGCTTGTTTGGACATTGGGTTTTAAAACAGCTCATATTGGAATAGAGGATAAGGAAAATATACTGGGATATGCGCTGACGACCCGTTGCGTGCGAACCATGACCGCGGAGTAGTGGATAATCGAAAGCAAGGGAAAAACGGGAAAGAAATGGGAAAGCGGCGCTTCCAGTTATTGCTGATATTGCTGTTCATTCTTTTTACAGTGATTTCGTGCAAGAATGATGATGACGACGATTCCGGCTCCGATGAAGACCCAACCCCCGAACCTCCCGTCGGCACCTGGATCGACTACGACACCGGCCTGATGTGGCAGAAAGAGATCGTCGATAATTGTTATGGCCTTTATTACACCTGGGATCTGGCGGTTGGATATTGCGATTCGTTGGAGTTGGCCGGTTTTTCGGATTGGCGGTTGCCGACGATTTCCGAGTTGCGCTCGCTGGTGCGCGGTTGCGAAGTGACGATGACCGGCGGCGCGTGTGGCGTGATGGACGAGTGCGCCGACTATGATTGCCGAGATGATGCATGTAGTGGTTGCAATTTAAAAAACGATACAGAGAATAAATATTATTGGCCAAATGATTTAAAAGGGGAGTCATTCACTGATAATGTATATTGGTCAATCACCGAGGAAATCAATAATGCATCGTTTGTTTGGACGCTAGGTTTTATCATCGCTAATATTGAATCGGAAGAAAAAGAAAATACTCTGGGATATGCGCTGACGACGCGTTGTGTACGAACCACAACTGACGAAATATAGATAGATAGATGGAATAGGTATAATGATCATATTTCTTAAAAAGTATTCTCCATTATTAACGATGGGGGTTTTATTTCTTCTGCTCTTCTTTTCGTGCCACGATGATGGCGACGATTCCTCCAACTCCGACAATGATCCAACCCCCGAACCTCCCGCCGGCACCTGGATCGACTATAACACAAACCTGATGTGGGAAAAGGAAATTGCCGAGAATTCGTCGATTCTTTATTACCAATGGGAAAAAGCTATTGGATATTGCGATTCGTTGGAGTTGGCCGGCTTTTCGGATTGGCGATTGCCGACGATTTCCGAACTGCGTTCACTGGTGCGCGGGTGCGAAGCGACAATGACCGGCGGCGCTTGCGGCGTGACGGACGAATGCACCGTCACCGATTGTCAAAACGAAGCATGTGTCGGTTGCGATTTATTAACCGATGCTGATAACGAATTCTTTTGGCCGAAGGAACTCGAGCGGGAATCTTCAACCGGCAATGAATATTGGTCATTTACTGAATTGGAAGATCACAAGGCCATGGTTTGGACATTGGGATTCATGATTGCCAACATCGAGAAACGAGATAAGGAAAATATTTTGGATTCGGCGACAACAACTCGTTGCGTGCGCACGATGGCCGCCGAGTAAGAAAGTCGATCGAGGGCCAGCCGCCAACCGTTTTTAAAAATACCCCAGCGTCCGCAACTTTTTCAGCATGTCGGGTTGAATGACGTCCTGCATCTGCTTGCTGGCCAGCGGCGGCGGGTCGGCGAAGGTCAGGATCGGCTCGGTGTAGACGCGGAAGGCGCCGTTTTCGAAGAGCCGGGGCTTGGCCGGATCGATTTCGCCGGACAACTCCGTTTCGCGCTCGTCTTCCGGATGCGCCTCGTTTTGCAGGCAGTCGCGGCAGGCGAAGGCGACGGTGACCGGCGCGTCGTCGGGATCGACCACGGCCAGCACGCCGTTCTCGCGCCCATGATCCTTCGCGTCGAACGACAGTTTGTTCGGCGAGCGTTGCAGCTCGTAGTCGGCCAGGTCGTGCATGCCGCCCTTGAACGGCAGTTCCTGCACCACGTCGGCGAACGAGCTGTAGCCGAGGTACTTGAAGGCGTAGATGAACCGCGCCCCGGTCGACAGCGAGCCGCGCCGCGTCTCCTCGCTGCCGGCGCCGCCCCACAGCAGCTTCCAACTCTTGCGCCACTTGTAGCCGGTTTCGGCGATCAGCGCCGCCTGCAGTTTTTTCGCCAGCTCGGGCTTTTCGGCCAGCAGGTTCGTCTTTTCCTGCGGGTCGGCGGCCAGGTCGAACAGCTTTTCCTCCATCGGCTGCATGAAAATGTGGGCGCGCGGCGAGTAGATGTACTTGTAATGGCCGGAAATGATCGACATGCGGTTGGGCCCGACGTCGCAGGTTTCGGCGATGGCGTCGCGGTCGGCCGTTTCGCGGCCGTCGAAGAACGGCGTCAGGCTGGCGGCCTGCAGCGCGATCTTCGGCGTCAGGTGCTCCAGTTCCAGGACGGTCGGCAAGACGTCCTGCAGCCGGACCTGCGCGGCGATCCGTTTGCCGCGCGGAATGCCGGCGCCCAGCAGGATCAGCGGCACGTGCAACTGCTCCTGGTAAAGCGTGATGCCGTGCAGCACGCCCTGGTGTTCCAGAAATTCCTCGCCGTGGTCGGCCACGATGATCACCACGGTTTTGTCGAGCAGTTTTTCGGTTTCGAGGTAACGGACCAGGCGGCCGACCTGCCGGTCGGTGTAGCGGATTTCGTCGTCGTAGCGGCGCAGCAGGCAGGTCAGGGCCCGCTGGCTGACGGCCTTGTCGTCCGACATCAGAAAGTTGAGCGTGCCGCGGTCGCCGCCGGTCTGCCGGCAGAATTCGTCGTACTCGTCGACGTATTCCTTCGGCGGCTGGTAGGGCATGTGCGGGTCGAAGAGGTGCACGAAGGCGAAGAACGGCTTTTTGCCGTTCGCGCCGAGCCACTGGATGGCCTCGTCGACCGGCTTGTCGGCCGGCGCGTCCTCCTCCATCCAGAACGAATCGAATTTGCGGGCGAAGCCGAGGCTCTTGCCGACGTATTGGTGGGTGACGAACGCCGCGGACGCGAGGCCGGCTTCCTTCAGGTATTCGGGCAGGGTCGGCGTTTCGGGATGGATCGGCACGCCGACCAGCGCGGCGCCGTGCTGCGAACTGAGCAGGCCCGTGAACAGCGAGGCGTGCGACGGCGTCGTCCACGAGGACGGCGCCATGGCGTGCTCGAACAGCACGCCGCGGGCGGCCAGGGCGTCGATTTCGGGCGTCGTTTTCTTGGCGTAGCCGTAGCAGCTCAGGTGATCGGCCCGCAGGGTGTCGATCGAGATCAGCAGCACGTTCTTGGGCTTCGCCGACCCGGAACAATGCCAGCCGGCGAGGGCGGCGGCGAGGACGAGCAGCGGGAGCAGCAGCTTTTTCATGTCGGTCCATCCTTCGGAACCAAGGGAGGCGCCATGTTAACGGTGGCCCGCCCCGGCGGCAAGGTCGGTCGGGGGCGCGACAATCCGAGCCGAACCGGCCGGTTTTTGCCACGTTTTTGACTAGTTGCGGGGCCTTTGAAAATCGGTAATCTAGAGGGCAAACGTGCCAACAATCCATGAGGTAACGGTCATGACGGACAAACGAGCGGATTTAGCGGGACCTGGTATCGGTACGTATGAAGAAATCGAACGCGTTTTACCCACCGATTATCGTTCACTGTTGTCTCCGAAGGATACGCAGAAGGCGATTTACGCCGTCAAGCAGTACATCGAACGGAACCTCTGCAAGAAACTCGGCCTGATGATGGTGGAAGTGCCGCTGATCGTCGACGCCGAGAGCGGCGTCAACGATTACCTGGACCGCGACGGTTCGCGCGGGCCGGTGCAGTTCCACATCAACAACG
This DNA window, taken from Myxococcales bacterium, encodes the following:
- a CDS encoding DUF1566 domain-containing protein, which encodes MIIFLKKYSPLLTMGVLFLLLFFSCHDDGDDSSNSDNDPTPEPPAGTWIDYNTNLMWEKEIAENSSILYYQWEKAIGYCDSLELAGFSDWRLPTISELRSLVRGCEATMTGGACGVTDECTVTDCQNEACVGCDLLTDADNEFFWPKELERESSTGNEYWSFTELEDHKAMVWTLGFMIANIEKRDKENILDSATTTRCVRTMAAE
- a CDS encoding sulfatase-like hydrolase/transferase is translated as MKKLLLPLLVLAAALAGWHCSGSAKPKNVLLISIDTLRADHLSCYGYAKKTTPEIDALAARGVLFEHAMAPSSWTTPSHASLFTGLLSSQHGAALVGVPIHPETPTLPEYLKEAGLASAAFVTHQYVGKSLGFARKFDSFWMEEDAPADKPVDEAIQWLGANGKKPFFAFVHLFDPHMPYQPPKEYVDEYDEFCRQTGGDRGTLNFLMSDDKAVSQRALTCLLRRYDDEIRYTDRQVGRLVRYLETEKLLDKTVVIIVADHGEEFLEHQGVLHGITLYQEQLHVPLILLGAGIPRGKRIAAQVRLQDVLPTVLELEHLTPKIALQAASLTPFFDGRETADRDAIAETCDVGPNRMSIISGHYKYIYSPRAHIFMQPMEEKLFDLAADPQEKTNLLAEKPELAKKLQAALIAETGYKWRKSWKLLWGGAGSEETRRGSLSTGARFIYAFKYLGYSSFADVVQELPFKGGMHDLADYELQRSPNKLSFDAKDHGRENGVLAVVDPDDAPVTVAFACRDCLQNEAHPEDERETELSGEIDPAKPRLFENGAFRVYTEPILTFADPPPLASKQMQDVIQPDMLKKLRTLGYF
- a CDS encoding DUF1566 domain-containing protein, giving the protein MDNRKQGKNGKEMGKRRFQLLLILLFILFTVISCKNDDDDDSGSDEDPTPEPPVGTWIDYDTGLMWQKEIVDNCYGLYYTWDLAVGYCDSLELAGFSDWRLPTISELRSLVRGCEVTMTGGACGVMDECADYDCRDDACSGCNLKNDTENKYYWPNDLKGESFTDNVYWSITEEINNASFVWTLGFIIANIESEEKENTLGYALTTRCVRTTTDEI
- a CDS encoding DUF1566 domain-containing protein; translated protein: MNKTMTNNLVIGVILSFLVLLLLSFVSCQNENNDSDDDNDSEDTTPEPPAGTWIDYDTDLMWQKEIVDNCYGLYYTWDLAVGYCDSLELAGFSDWRLPTISELRSLVRGCEVTMTGGACDITVDCTNLGCLNKACDGCQLKTKADDRYYWPDKLEGEDNTDNIYWSVTEQEENNSLVWTLGFKTAHIGIEDKENILGYALTTRCVRTMTAE